Proteins encoded in a region of the Trypanosoma brucei gambiense DAL972 chromosome 11, complete sequence genome:
- a CDS encoding electron-transfer-flavoprotein, alpha polypeptide, putative — translation MFRYTTAFFGKVLVLAETHQNSIFPGTLAAVTAGLQLGEVTTLIAGETPATAAAQLSKVKGVSQVFIASGIHYEHGLPEEYAPLVASLVQLGGYTHVLAATSAFGKGIIPRAAALCDVMPISEVSEVKDESTFVRYMYAGGVVSTVRSTDPVKFATIRSTSFERAPLEGGNALQQEVEVTPVVGTSKWLEDASVNNDAPDIQTAATVIAGGRGLKSGENFKLLHNLAKPLHAAVGATRAAVDAGYCSNDLQIGQTGKTVAPNLYVGCGVSGAIQHVAGLKDAKVIAVINNDAEAPFFQVADYGLVEDLFVAVPKLTELVTKSRK, via the coding sequence ATGTTTCGTTACACCACTGCATTCTTCGGCAAAGTGCTGGTGCTGGCGGAGACCCATCAAAACTCTATATTTCCAGGTACTCTCGCAGCGGTAACGGCGGGCTTGCAACTTGGTGAAGTAACCACACTTATCGCTGGTGAAACCCCCGCAACCGCTGCAGCGCAACTGTCAAAGGTGAAGGGCGTTTCCCAAGTGTTCATTGCTTCAGGTATCCACTATGAGCATGGTTTGCCTGAGGAATATGCACCGCTTGTGGCATCACTCGTACAGCTTGGCGGTTACACGCATGTTCTCGCGGCTACCTCAGCTTTCGGCAAGGGAATTATCCCTCGTGCCGCGGCGCTGTGTGATGTCATGCCCATTAGTGAAGTGTCGGAAGTGAAAGATGAGTCCACCTTCGTCCGTTACATGTACGCTGGAGGTGTTGTTAGTACGGTAAGGTCCACTGACCCGGTGAAGTTCGCTACGATTCGCAGCACCTCATTTGAGCGAGCACCTCTTGAAGGAGGTAACGCATTGCAGCAGGAGGTGGAAGTGACACCGGTGGTTGGCACTTCGAAGTGGCTTGAGGATGCCTCAGTAAATAATGACGCGCCAGATATCCAAACAGCGGCGACGGTTATCGCGGGGGGGCGTGGTTTGAAGAGTGGCGAGAATTTTAAACTTCTTCATAATTTAGCAAAGCCACTCCATGCGGCCGTTGGTGCAACTCGCGCGGCGGTGGATGCCGGTTATTGCTCCAATGACCTCCAGATTGGGCAAACGGGAAAAACTGTGGCGCCGAACCTTTACGTTGGCTGCGGTGTGTCGGGTGCCATACAACACGTTGCTGGTTTAAAGGATGCGAAAGTTATTGCAGTAATTAACAACGATGCTGAAGCACCCTTCTTTCAAGTGGCAGACTACGGGCTTGTGGAGGATCTTTTTGTCGCTGTGCCAAAGCTTACCGAACTGGTTACGAAGTCAAGGAAGTGA
- a CDS encoding Gp63-1 surface protease homolog, putative, with protein sequence MVLYGAAGPMGSPAAWAGPCSRYRGQRPTVGVFNIGPEVLTSHDSSMRVTAHEIAHALGFGFDIMEELKLVEKRNDIRGKNDVWVVTSQTVVKKAREFYGCNDITGVELEDEGGDGTKNSHWERRIAMEEMMTGVKGSDGGRYSVLTMALFEDMGFYKARWGTEEEMHFGKGRGCDFLKKKCIENGRSNFPDVFCTSKFTDTEMFCTSDRGGLGSCAIQTHESPIPEQYRYFSDKYKGGPGELLDYCPYIRLFSNTGCTNGRRNAMLGSRVGPKSRCVKGTGLRVRNILNAIADICVEVNCEPDTLRVRFVDDNRWHNCPEGSNVTSNVTFSSGSIQCPKKSELCASKVIKHVTVASAVASEGSSAGSSEGSFAPPFAEPFTGSSAGKSEGVIEVPSEESSEETTAGSSPEDSTDTEELTGTSWALHSSYLMRNLLLLVSCFSL encoded by the coding sequence ATGGTGTTGTATGGTGCCGCTGGTCCAATGGGTTCACCTGCAGCATGGGCAGGTCCGTGTTCGAGGTATAGGGGTCAACGCCCTACTGTTGGTGTTTTCAATATTGGACCTGAAGTGCTGACTTCTCATGATAGTAGTATGCGTGTGACGGCACATGAAATAGCTCATGCTCTTGGGTTTGGTTTTGATATCATGGAGGAGCTGAAGCTTgtggaaaagaggaatgaCATCCGTGGTAAGAATGATGTATGGGTTGTGACATCACAAACTGTGGTGAAGAAGGCTCGGGAATTTTATGGTTGCAATGATATCACTGGTGTGGAACTGGAGGATGAAGGTGGTGACGGTACGAAAAACTCACATTGGGAGCGTAGGATTGCAATGGAAGAGATGATGACTGGTGTAAAAGGCAGCGATGGAGGCCGTTATAGTGTGCTAACTATGGCATTATTTGAGGATATGGGTTTTTACAAAGCCAGATGGGGAACTGAAGAAGAGATGCATTTTGGTAAGGGACGAGGCTGTGATTttctgaaaaagaaatgtataGAGAATGGAAGGAGCAACTTTCCTGATGTGTTTTGTACGTCAAAGTTCACAGACACTGAAATGTTTTGTACATCTGATCGTGGTGGGCTGGGGTCGTGTGCCATTCAGACACATGAGTCTCCAATACCTGAGCAATATCGATACTTTTCAGATAAATATAAGGGTGGACCCGGTGAACTGCTTGATTACTGCCCTTACATACGTCTCTTCTCGAATACTGGCTGCACTAATGGTCGTCGCAACGCAATGCTGGGAAGCCGTGTTGGACCTAAGTCACGGTGTGTGAAAGGAACTGGTCTGAGGGTAAGAAATATATTGAATGCCATAGCTGATATTTGTGTTGAGGTGAATTGTGAGCCAGATACTCTTCGGGTGCGTTTTGTTGATGATAACCGCTGGCATAATTGCCCTGAGGGAAGTAACGTGACATCTAATGTGACATTCTCCAGCGGTTCTATTCAGTGTCCTAAAAAGTCTGAGTTGTGTGCCTCGAAGGTAATAAAGCATGTCACTGTCGCTTCCGCGGTGGCATCCGAAGGATCTTCCGCAGGGTCGTCTGAAGGATCTTTCGCACCCCCCTTTGCAGAGCCGTTTACAGGGTCTTCTGCAGGAAAGTCCGAAGGGGTTATCGAAGTGCCCTCTGAAGAATCTTCTGAAGAGACTACGGCGGGGTCTTCCCCTGAGGATTCTACAGATACGGAAGAATTGACGGGTACATCATGGGCTTTACATTCAAGTTATTTGATGCGGAATTTGCTACtccttgtttcttgtttttccttaTAA
- a CDS encoding Gp63-1 surface protease homolog, putative, with the protein MAVIMFPRYITPCLLGLILCGDVTEGNIPPHRCDFGKLMKNMSVRDLPVVDEPPVPKGDLVHVIVTSSTAGWHPIRFKVFKLDINDRRKYCGSVGETRSNFRGSYYKCKTESVLTEEKKSLLDAVIPHALKMHSDRLMVQPVKGRITVHREQSFCRNFNIPRDHYTTGVSGADMVLYGAAGPMGSPAAWAGPCSRYKDHRPTVGVFNIGPEVLTSHDSSMRVTAHEIAHALGFGFDIMEELKLVASKSGIRGKGPVWVVKSPTVVKKAQEFYGCNEIYCFVNGMLLRVLLSVGGL; encoded by the coding sequence atggcAGTGATTATGTTCCCTCGTTATATCACTCCCTGTTTATTGGGTTTGATATTATGTGGTGATGTGACTGAAGGCAATATCCCACCACATCGGTGTGACTTCGGCAAGTTGATGAAAAACATGAGTGTGCGGGACCTTCCCGTGGTGGATGAGCCTCCAGTACCTAAAGGAGATCTGGTGCATGTGATTGTTACGAGTTCAACGGCAGGATGGCATCCTATTAGGTTTAAGGTGTTTAAATTGGACATAAACGACCGGAGAAAATATTGTGGAAGTGTGGGTGAAACTCGCTCTAATTTTAGGGGCAGCTACTACAAATGCAAAACTGAATCCGTGTTGACAGAGGAGAAGAAATCTCTTTTGGATGCTGTGATACCGCATGCGCTGAAGATGCACAGCGATCGTCTCATGGTACAACCAGTAAAGGGACGAATCACGGTCCATAGGGAGCAATCGTTTTGTAGAAACTTTAACATTCCCAGAGACCACTACACTACAGGTGTCTCCGGTGCTGATATGGTGTTATATGGTGCCGCTGGTCCAATGGGTTCACCTGCAGCATGGGCAGGTCCGTGTTCGAGGTATAAAGACCATCGCCCCACTGTTGGTGTTTTCAATATTGGACCTGAAGTGCTGACTTCTCATGATAGTAGTATGCGTGTGACGGCACATGAAATAGCTCATGCTCTTGGATTTGGTTTTGATATTATGGAGGAGCTGAAGCTTGTGGCATCCAAATCTGGCATTCGTGGTAAGGGCCCTGTATGGGTTGTAAAGTCACCAACTGTGGTGAAGAAGGCGCAGGAATTTTATGGTTGTAATGAAATCTATTGTTTTGTCAACGGGATGTTGTTGAGAGTCTTGTTAAGTGTTGGCGGCCTTTAA
- a CDS encoding long-chain-fatty-acid-coA ligase protein,putative, producing the protein MFSLVGRRLDKIPFSTLFSYNTVLESVFSAPARKDALVVEVAGAEPMCYSFGRLRKDVLAVANVIAQRRELLAKIQRMPSLCWLQPPRPDNVRSVYSNEEGGVLSCDFLKDDGTYNLAITGNAGYAFVVSLLAAWSLNQMAVPMSASQKYAGELSYILGHSKSRAVLGDTWAFEDKFPADYKNLLVRELECGGWPTCRSATSSTHHVETMFDLDSLLDSVKAQREKEEETGTLLQPEHIPAKAESRKINDAHDVIDRLELEKAADAKRCEARRQSMVSEQFKENNAVTHAADGDAGEMYYDTENLHSLNPVHRRWVEDPRSRPGWNDDCLMLYTSGTTAKPKGVVHTHGTVRNMVNVLQDVWQWSSDDTVLHMLPMHHIHGLVNVLLCSLASGARCVITKFDDPIRIARRLERGDITLLMGVPTLYTKLIAAINEKMSPIEKRGFKTAVSQSVRLIVSGSAALPTPTLHAFHELTGHILLERYGMTEIGMALGQPLRPVTRRVPGTVGQALPTVQTYVFNNPEETVTDEGGEKADGKGKPAEYDTVGRLGVSSKSVFDRYWDNPAATKKELVVNSSGQRFFDTGDTVGVKMFNSDCDSVVYTILGRTSVDIIKSSGFKLSALEIEAALLTFRDIFYEVAVVGCKDEVKGQSVVAIASLQAAALRKWNVPDNFNHYESPELTQELSAVVHEVLAYYKCPARYIIVPEVPRNTTGKVNKGALRSMFNLV; encoded by the coding sequence ATGTTTAGTCTTGTCGGGCGCCGGTTAGACAAAATTCCCTTTTCCACACTCTTCAGCTACAACACCGTTTTAGAAAGCGTTTTTTCCGCGCCGGCGCGAAAAGATGCTCTAGTAGTCGAGGTAGCCGGTGCTGAGCCGATGTGTTACTCGTTTGGACGCTTACGAAAAGATGTTCTTGCAGTGGCGAATGTCatcgcgcaacgacgggagCTTTTAGCGAAAATCCAGCGAATGCCGTCGCTCTGTTGGCTGCAGCCACCAAGGCCAGACAATGTGAGGAGTGTTTACAGTAATGAAGAGGGAGGGGTTCTGAGTTGTGATTTTCTTAAGGATGATGGAACATATAATTTGGCGATAACAGGAAATGCTGGTTACGCTTTCGTTGTGTCCCTGTTGGCCGCGTGGTCACTCAACCAGATGGCTGTTCCCATGTCCGCTTCGCAGAAGTATGCGGGCGAGTTGTCGTACATTCTTGGGCATAGTAAGAGCAGGGCAGTGTTGGGGGACACCTGGGCGTTTGAAGATAAGTTTCCGGCGGATTATAAAAATCTTTTGGTGCGGGAGCTGGAATGCGGAGGGTGGCCCACATGCAGAAGTGCAACCTCGTCAACACACCACGTAGAAACGATGTTTGACCTCGACTCACTTCTTGATTCTGTCAAAGCCCAacgtgaaaaggaagaggagacgGGAACCCTGCTTCAACCAGAACACATTCCCGCGAAGGCTGAATCGAGGAAAATTAATGATGCACACGATGTTATCGATCGACTGGAACTTGAAAAGGCTGCCGACGCCAAGCGTTGTGAAGCACGCCGTCAAAGCATGGTGAGTGAACagttcaaagaaaataacgcCGTCACACATGCAGCTGATGGTGACGCTGGTGAAATGTATTACGATACAGAAAATCTTCACTCTCTCAATCCGGTGCACCGCCGCTGGGTGGAGGACCCACGGTCACGTCCAGGGTGGAATGATGATTGCCTAATGTTGTATACATCAGGCACAACAGCCAAACCGAAGGGTGTCGTCCACACCCACGGGACCGTGCGAAATATGGTAAATGTCCTCCAGGATGTGTGGCAATGGTCCTCCGACGACACTGTCCTCCATATGTTGCCCATGCATCATATACATGGGCTTGTTAATGTCCTTCTTTGCTCCCTGGCGTCGGGTGCCCGATGTGTGATTACGAAGTTTGACGACCCAATTCGCATCGCACGCCGCCTTGAGCGGGGTGATATCACTCTATTGATGGGCGTGCCCACGCTCTACACGAAATTAATTGCTGCTATTAACGAAAAAATGTCACCTATTGAAAAACGGGGGTTTAAAACAGCGGTCTCTCAAAGTGTCCGATTGATTGTGAGCGGTAGCGCCGCTCTCCCCACACCGACCCTTCACGCCTTCCATGAGCTAACCGGCCACATTCTACTGGAGCGTTATGGAATGACTGAAATCGGGATGGCGCTTGGTCAGCCCCTCCGACCCGTAACGAGAAGGGTTCCTGGAACAGTGGGGCAGGCCCTTCCAACTGTGCAAACGTATGTATTCAACAACCCAGAGGAAACCGTGACAGATGAAGGTGGTGAAAAGGCGGATGGGAAGGGAAAACCGGCGGAGTATGACACCGTTGGTCGCCTTGGTGTTTCCTCCAAGTCCGTGTTTGACCGCTATTGGGATAATCCAGCAGCGaccaagaaggagttggtTGTCAACAGCAGTGGTCAACGCTTCTTTGATACGGGTGATACTGTGGGAGTGAAGATGTTTAACAGTGACTGTGACAGTGTAGTTTACACCATTCTTGGTCGGACGAGTGTTGATATAATCAAGTCGTCTGGATTCAAGCTGTCTGCGTTGGAGATTGAAGCTGCGCTGCTTACCTTCCGGGATATTTTTTACGAGGTTGCAGTTGTGGGATGCAAGGACGAGGTTAAAGGTCAAAGTGTGGTGGCTATCGCCTCATTACAGGCTGCGGCGCTGAGGAAGTGGAATGTACCCGACAATTTTAACCATTATGAATCACCGGAGTTGACACAGGAACTGTCTGCCGTGGTTCACGAGGTCCTCGCGTATTACAAATGCCCTGCGCGGTACATCATTGTGCCGGAGGTGCCGCGGAACACAACAGGTAAGGTGAACAAGGGAGCGCTCAGGTCCATGTTTAACCTTGTTTAA
- a CDS encoding oxidoreductase-like protein, which produces MSDGDEGKSLPQEAAGEEMTLAAREARWGFTLDELHAATKVVRTLFHDPSLFVGDPYLHESRLYTMITRDRKTKRENRDVYKAIMNEEKSYRKRYKRMQDIEAIRRTEMKREREEALCLLQQQENEGSDRVVSLIRDRVSGPADTVDGQGARRSEDCHDGLSTRDRQIISQIGAFENIIRLEAMYTAGSAAMDWAAASHLVAQVYRYLPHSFGTQMPPVLIGGSAPPGTDLLQQEMYTATIKLRIARLCGELFTLGGNDDNDDENMNGISGGSNNRDCGGKKAGELVSGIPSDEDIVVADSGAMRDLTCLRNCGTLDRASVDVVKALKHNLPVTDALHVFERAVSRGEPIDLFVTNDSVGTLTSPDAKAGGNGSGVQWSVDASLNLFIARRLYSKRRYRELGESPSDFPTRPPVSDDEEPDSFSVFQDIQQYVAGRPIPCDEALQLSRTIACHTCRVRYDKLHPYYYSMCHLCGEYNFNKRLMTRDLRGKVVLLTGCRIKIGFAMALSLLRCGAELIGTTRFAHEAVARFQREADYCVWAHRLHLFSLDLRDMWLVTQFCAFVMQKFGKLFAIINNAAQTIARTREYTKHLRHVESHPPLDLHKTLYEDAASREWHQYFLSHSSVTIGEPLHIEHHPQQQPFLDERITTGDATAYYNTNATGHSGVLVAIARSPLVVGSSKSSVFDRYDTAAEESDHRVTNSWVMKLAEVQGSEAAEVMAINALSPFIINSKLKPALLNRTGDPVADEPRFIINVSAMEGQFYRFKQVTHPHTNMAKAALNMMTRTSGEDYAQDGIYMNSVDTGWITDESPKAKKERRADQHQLCPLDEVDAAARCLDLIYSDRKVYGKFFKDFREIPW; this is translated from the coding sequence ATGAGTGACGGGGATGAGGGAAAGTCTTTACCACAGGAGGCGGCAGGAGAGGAAATGACGTTAGCGGCACGTGAGGCGCGTTGGGGGTTTACATTGGATGAGCTTCATGCTGCAACAAAAGTTGTTCGTACCCTTTTTCACGATCCATCACTTTTTGTCGGGGATCCGTACCTGCACGAGAGCAGACTGTACACGATGATTACACGAGACCGCAAGACAAAGCGTGAGAACCGTGACGTGTACAAGGCTATTATGAATGAGGAGAAGAGTTATCGTAAGCGTTATAAACGTATGCAAGACATTGAAGCGATTCGTCGCACCGAAATGAAGcgtgaaagggaggaggcTCTCTGTCTCCTTCAGCAGCAGGAAAATGAGGGATCTGATCGGGTTGTGTCGCTTATTCGTGACCGTGTGAGCGGTCCTGCGGATACCGTTGACGGGCAAGGCGCTAGAAGGAGTGAGGATTGCCATGACGGCTTGTCCACCCGCGATCGTCAGATAATATCACAAATTGGTGCGTTTGAGAATATTATACGTCTTGAAGCAATGTACACTGCGGGTTCCGCTGCGATGGATTGGGCTGCTGCCTCACATCTTGTGGCTCAGGTTTACCGCTACTTACCGCATTCGTTTGGGACGCAAATGCCCCCCGTTCTTATTGGTGGTTCCGCACCACCGGGAACTGATTTGTTGCAGCAGGAGATGTATACAGCAACGATAAAGCTTCGGATTGCAAGACTCTGCGGTGAACTCTTCACGCTTGGGGGAAACGATGACAATGATGACGAAAACATGAATGGCATCAGTGGGGGCAGCAATAATCGTGAttgtgggggaaaaaaagctGGTGAACTCGTGAGCGGTATTCCTTCTGATGAGGACATAGTTGTGGCCGATTCAGGGGCAATGCGAGACCTTACCTGCCTCCGTAATTGCGGTACGTTGGATCGTGCATCTGTTGATGTGGTAAAGGCATTAAAACATAACCTTCCCGTAACAGATGCCCTTCACGTGTTTGAACGTGCAGTTAGTCGGGGGGAACCAATTGATCTGTTCGTGACCAACGACAGTGTTGGCACGCTCACCAGCCCCGACGCAAAGGCAGGTGGAAATGGAAGCGGTGTTCAGTGGTCAGTTGATGCGTCCCTCAACTTATTTATAGCTCGTAGGTTGTACAGTAAGCGACGTTACCGTGAATTGGGGGAGTCACCTTCCGATTTTCCAACACGGCCACCGGTGTCGGATGATGAGGAACCCGACAGTTTTTCTGTCTTCCAAGATATACAACAGTATGTGGCCGGTCGTCCTATACCTTGTGATGAAGCACTGCAGCTTAGTCGAACCATTGCATGCCACACCTGTCGTGTGCGGTATGATAAGTTGCACCCGTATTATTACAGTatgtgccacttgtgtggcGAGTATAACTTCAACAAGCGTTTGATGACTCGGGATTTGCGGGGAAAGGTTGTGCTGCTCACGGGTTGCCGCATTAAAATCGGCTTTGCCATGGCACTTTCCCTTCTGAGGTGTGGTGCGGAATTAATAGGCACCACTCGCTTTGCTCATGAGGCAGTGGCACGGTTTCAAAGAGAGGCGGACTACTGTGTGTGGGCGCACCGGCTTCATCTCTTTTCGCTGGACCTGCGTGACATGTGGCTGGTCACTCAGTTCTGTGCCTTTGTAATGCAGAAGTTTGGGAAGTTATTTGCGATAATCAACAACGCTGCGCAGACAATCGCGCGAACGAGGGAGTACACGAAGCATTTACGGCATGTGGAATCGCATCCCCCTCTAGACCTGCACAAGACACTATACGAGGACGCGGCATCCAGGGAGTGGCACCAGTATTTTCTTAGTCACTCGTCGGTAACGATTGGAGAGCCGCTGCATATTGAACATCACCCTCAGCAGCAACCTTTTCTGGACGAGAGGATTACCACAGGTGACGCTACGGCCTACTATAACACCAACGCAACTGGTCACAGCGGTGTTCTGGTTGCTATCGCGAGATCACCTCTTGTTGTGGGTTCCTCAAAATCTTCTGTTTTTGATCGTTACGACACGGCTGCTGAGGAGAGCGACCACCGCGTGACGAACTCGTGGGTTATGAAACTGGCAGAGGTGCAAGGCAGCGAAGCAGCAGAGGTTATGGCCATAAATGCTCTCTCACCCTTTATCATCAACAGTAAGCTTAAACCCGCACTCCTAAACCGTACTGGTGATCCGGTGGCGGATGAGCCACGCTTCATCATCAACGTTTCCGCTATGGAAGGACAGTTCTACCGGTTCAAGCAGGTGACACATCCTCACACAAACATGGCAAAGGCGGCTCTCAATATGATGACGAGAACTAGTGGTGAGGATTATGCTCAAGATGGAATTTATATGAACTCCGTAGACACGGGTTGGATTACAGATGAATCACCAAAGGCCAAAAAGGAGCGACGCGCGGACCAGCATCAGCTGTGTCCTTTGGACGAGGTCGATGCCGCTGCTCGGTGCTTAGATCTCATTTATAGTGATCGCAAAGTATATGGAAAGTTCTTCAAGGATTTTAGGGAAATACCTTGGTAG
- a CDS encoding T. brucei spp.-specific protein, whose protein sequence is MCLCMYRRRGGELLTTCYYLFILLKLALPNNSFHSFVSFSTFVQCLMRFLLFLLYRFTALYATPLFSFFFFFIFSVAYSHRLRVQKLDYTLHARIFELIHHKLLLEVLIQPGNAGGIHPPPFPFPFPFVLFFFSVLRAFFYKKFALRILLEVFCFVLFCLRKYVIHHTYNMHNKTECYYYYYCYCY, encoded by the coding sequence ATGtgtttatgtatgtataggaggaggggaggcgAGCTGTTAACCACTTGTTATTATCTCTTCATTTTACTCAAACTCGCGTTGCCGAATAATTCGtttcattcttttgtttccttttctactTTTGTTCAATGCCTCATGCgattccttctgtttttgctGTACCGTTTCACTGCGTTATATGCCAcaccacttttttctttttttttcttttttatcttttctgttGCATATTCCCACCGCTTGCGTGTCCAGAAACTCGATTATACGCTTCACGCACGAATATTTGAATTAATACATCACAAACTGTTGCTTGAGGTACTGATTCAACCTGGCAATGCCGGTGGTATTCACCcaccccccttccccttccccttcccctttgttttgttttttttttcggttttaCGGgcgtttttttataaaaaatttGCGCTTAGGATACTGCTTgaagtgttttgttttgttttgttttgtttgagaAAATATGTTATACATCATACATATAATATGCACAACAAAACAGagtgctattattattattattgttattgttattaa
- a CDS encoding endonuclease/exonuclease/phosphatase, putative: MYTTMPNSPLAIPHHFLDIGKDESSPPMTRNDTNSSGLASFQPTDDQVAEGFPSLGVSTASPTHRTTLQERREKLLGGSFLSLCVETLQNDCPEAIEGDCNSTRTVFRGWSKTDLGVSSQALSNNGVVRLVCYNILAQRFLSMQRYPRCPPFALAEDYRCGFAEQELLQADPDIILLQEISVDVFGKPGLLGENLREKHGFIGNHVVVTDLSGRPRHTSFDSSTDGAQAVVFQEVTTSSSKPSPSGTVESRRSNDVAAEKTVEPPRSDLEGVATFFLKDRFELLEVIPIRLNEIANADKTLTQSERRSLRRMSHNVALITVLRDLNKPNVIYVVCNLHLLWSGSRCQLWQLHRVMSYIEQVKGEHESHIENSNGECPIVAVVLGGDFNSESWEPPIAYALNGSLPESSNVGAWCGTPGRETGAFSPISRDTDVDVENSKSGTPMVESPCGAGGGGTCSGFTAPAAGHSLALTDVYEIYRERHPRRVSFVDPGDGGKGKVYDHILIDKRHLGCTDVLRLSSSTNLPAPNCPSDHCPVGAVIVPLCLLS; encoded by the coding sequence ATGTATACAACAATGCCTAACTCCCCACTTGCAATCCCGCATCATTTCCTCGATATCGGAAAGGATGAATCCAGTCCACCCATGACACGGAATGACACGAATTCTTCTGGACTCGCATCATTCCAACCAACTGATGACCAAGTGGCAGAAGGTTTCCCTTCGTTGGGAGTATCAACAGCATCACCGACTCATCGGACAACACTTCAGGAACGACGCGAAAAATTGCTCGGCGGGAGTTTTCTCAGTTTATGTGTCGAGACACTGCAGAACGATTGTCCAGAGGCCATTGAAGGGGATTGCAACAGCACTAGAACCGTCTTCCGTGGATGGTCCAAGACAGATTTGGGTGTCTCATCACAGGCATTGTCAAACAACGGAGTCGTTAGGCTTGTATGTTACAATATTTTAGCGCAGCGGTTTCTCTCCATGCAGCGCtatccgcgctgccctccgTTTGCCCTCGCGGAGGACTACCGCTGTGGATTTGCAGAACAGGAGTTACTTCAGGCAGATCCTGACATCATTTTGCTACAAGAAATCAGTGTTGATGTGTTTGGGAAACCCGGCTTACTGGGCGAGAATTTGCGGGAAAAGCATGGCTTCATCGGTAACCATGTAGTGGTCACAGATTTGTCGGGCCGACCTCGCCATACAAGTTTTGATTCTTCAACTGACGGAGCTCAGGCCGTAGTTTTCCAAGAAGTGACCACTTCGTCTTCCAAGCCTTCCCCTTCAGGAACTGTGGAGAGCCGCCGTTCTAATGATGTCGCTGCTGAGAAAACGGTGGAGCCACCGCGGTCTGATTTGGAGGGTGTTGCTACATTTTTCTTGAAGGACCGCTTTGAGTTACTTGAAGTTATTCCCATTCGACTCAATGAAATAGCTAATGCTGATAAGACCCTCACACAAAGTGAACGACGGAGTTTGCGGAGAATGTCCCACAATGTAGCTCTTATAACCGTTTTGCGTGATCTGAACAAACCAAATGTAATATATGTGGTGTGCAACCTTCACCTCCTTTGGAGCGGCTCACGGTGCCAGTTGTGGCAGCTGCACCGCGTAATGAGTTATATTGAACAAGTTAAGGGGGAACACGAGAGTCACATAGAAAACTCAAATGGAGAGTGTCCAATCGTAGCAGTTGTGCTCGGTGGTGACTTTAACTCCGAGTCGTGGGAGCCGCCGATCGCGTATGCTTTGAACGGCTCGCTCCCCGAAAGCAGTAATGTTGGTGCATGGTGCGGAACACCTGGTAGGGAAACTGGTGCTTTTAGTCCTATTTCACGCGACACTGATGTTGATGTGGAAAATAGCAAATCAGGGACCCCAATGGTTGAATCGCCCTGTGGAGCGGGAGGTGGTGGTACATGTAGCGGTTTCACGGCCCCTGCAGCTGGGCACTCATTGGCTCTAACAGATGTTTATGAAATTTACAGGGAACGCCATCCGCGGCGTGTATCATTTGTGGATCCGGGAGATGGTGGTAAAGGTAAAGTATATGACCACATTCTCATAGACAAGAGGCATCTTGGTTGTACAGATGTGTTAAGGCTGTCATCAAGCACAAATCTTCCAGCACCAAACTGTCCGAGTGATCATTGCCCCGTGGGCGCCGTTATAGTTCCGCTGTGCTTACTCTCTTAA